The following are encoded together in the Bactrocera neohumeralis isolate Rockhampton chromosome 6, APGP_CSIRO_Bneo_wtdbg2-racon-allhic-juicebox.fasta_v2, whole genome shotgun sequence genome:
- the LOC126761165 gene encoding putative uncharacterized protein DDB_G0277255, whose translation MSLSVALPALHAVALTTGAGAATNGNSSGGTAALSPTFGVGGESLPSPTSDRVEWSRSTILDFIEDYRMHRVLWDPNTKGYHIKQTKYEALKLLGNKYGTEIRSIRSKIKSLRSSFHREHGKVMIGRQKGVHYQPMWFAYDAIRFILDGEGGNGGGGGGSNGGAAVRGQHAQTSAIGAEGEADEVEEKLALLRDDSVDGGGGDDGADGARTESGEMDDKYATTMEAAVRAIQAAALAGARESGGGGAVTSRANAAAVAGTTVDELKVEPQATNVTAAAAAVNAAKTTATNIPATVVYGIKPAATATLVNSQLFNATCATSTTTTTTNATTVAGETLSTAATAASSTNSTVASSATTTTTAALLPHNSNNKLHATGSGNNNNNKNSNNINVSNAMAMMTMTTPALTIIGSAGLAMGLGSLATMTTAGGAGSLNGVLGGGGSATVGGTTMSHAFGATTPLHHAAANADGDDTTVASNSLVARVAAAVAAAAAANAAAAANANRNVAIAMDEQQLAAARSTGAAGAAAGLIGAGAGAGAANATATTTTDYDADIQSFCCNISADDVKTEIIEGDTNELVMLEQQQQQQQQQHQQQQQTQHPRACSVTPLTATAVNYYNLPPMAELPMSSSVGGRKRKLLSLHADVASPSKKSALALQQHLQQQIQLQHQQQQQQQQTQTQHSNAQASSKQRERELLAAGAGGAVTFAAVANMNSQSQQNSSNNNNNSGNNTNSNGNSSSLHNLSANQNPKANSNNGGNNASSSSGSQSNNNNTNMQTLNDEYGVFGEYVAITIRKLKTPKSKIVIKHLINNLLYEAEMGKYDHGMPSSKEPPQLYKM comes from the exons ATGTCCCTGTCGGTGGCGCTGCCTGCACTGCATGCAGTTGCCTTAACGACAGGTGCGGGGGCGGCAACTAATGGCAACAGTAGCGGCGGCACAGCCGCACTTTCACCCACTTTTGGCGTGGGCGGCGAATCACTGCCCAGCCCAACTAGCGATCGCGTCGAATGGTCACGTTCCACCATACTCGATTTCATCGAGGATTACCGCATGCATCGTGTGCTGTGGGATCCCAACACCAAAGGTTATCACATCAAGCAAACCAAGTATGAGGCACTAAAATTGCTGGGCAACAAATATGGCACTGAGATACGCTCGATACgcagtaaaattaaaagtttacgCTCGTCATTTCATCGCGAACATGGCAAGGTGATGATCGGCAGGCAAAAAGGTGTCCACTACCAGCCCATGTGGTTTGCATACGACGCCATACGTTTCATACTTGACGGTGAGGGCGGCaatggcggcggcggcggcggtagCAATGGTGGCGCAGCAGTGCGCGGCCAACACGCGCAAACTTCGGCGATCGGTGCAGAGGGCGAGGCTGACGAAGTGGAAGAGAAACTCGCATTGTTACGCGACGATAGCGTAGACGGTGGCGGCGGTGATGACGGTGCGGACGGCGCTCGCACGGAGAGTGGCGAAATGGATGATAAATACGCGACAACGATGGAGGCGGCAGTACGCGCCATACAAGCAGCGGCGCTGGCTGGTGCGCGTGAGagtggcggcggcggcgccgTGACGTCCAGAGCGAATGCAGCGGCAGTGGCGGGCACCACTGTCGACGAGCTGAAAGTCGAACCACAAGCCACAAATGTaacagcagcggcggcggcagtGAATGccgcaaaaacaacagcaacaaatatacCAGCCACCGTGGTATATGGCATAAAACCAGCCGCTACGGCTACTTTAGTCAATAGCCAGCTGTTTAATGCAACATGCGCAACTtctacgacaacaacaacaacaaatgccacTACAGTAGCGGGTGAAACGCTCAGCACCGCCGCAACTGCCGCGTCGTCCACAAATAGTACGGTCGCGtcttcagcaacaacaacaactacagcagcGTTATTGCCACACAATAGTAATAATAAGCTACACGCCACTggcagtggcaacaacaacaataataaaaacagcaaTAATATAAACGTTAGCAACGCAATGGCCATGATGACAATGACGACGCCGGCGTTGACAATTATCGGCAGCGCTGGCCTGGCCATGGGCCTTGGCAGCCTGGCGACAATGACGACAGCAGGCGGCGCAGGTAGTCTGAATGGTGTGCTCGGTGGTGGTGGTAGCGCAACAGTTGGTGGCACAACAATGTCGCACGCGTTCGGCGCTACAACACCGCTGCATCATGCCGCCGCCAACGCGGATGGCGACGATACGACAGTCGCGAGCAACAGTTTGGTGGCGCGTGTGGCTGCAGCtgtggcggcagcagcagccgcTAATGCCGCCGCCGCAGCCAATGCAAATCGGAATGTCGCTATCGCTATGGACGAACAACAACTAGCTGCG GCGCGGTCCACGGGCGCAGCGGGTGCGGCAGCTGGCCTGATCGGTGCTGGAGCTGGCGCTGGCGCTGCCAATGCGACGGCTACGACGACCACAGATTACGACGCCGACATACAAAGCTTTTGTTGCAACATCAGCGCGGACGATGTGAAAACCGAAATT ATCGAAGGCGACACGAATGAACTAGTCATGCtcgaacaacagcaacaacaacaacagcagcagcatcaacagcaacaacaaacgcaacaCCCACGTGCGTGCAGCGTCACCCCACTGACAGCGACGGCGgtcaattattataatttgcCACCGATGGCCGAGTTGCCAATGTCTTCCAGCGTTGGTGGGCGTAAACGCAAGCTGCTGAGCTTACACGCCGATGTGGCCTCGCCATCCAAAAAGTCCGCACTGGCGCTGCAACAACACCTACAGCAGCAAATACAattgcaacaccaacaacagcaacaacaacaacaaacacagacGCAACATTCCAACGCACAAGCGAGTTCCAAGCAGCGCGAACGTGAGTTACTAGCCGCCGGCGCTGGCGGCGCCGTCACTTTCGCCGCCGTCGCAAATATGAATAGTCAAAGTCAAcaaaatagcagcaacaacaacaacaatagcggcAATAATACAAACAGCAATGGCAACAGCAGCAGCTTGCATAATCTaagtgccaatcaaaatccaaaggccaacagcaacaacggcgGCAACAACGCCAGCAGCAGTAGTGGCagtcaaagcaacaacaacaacacgaataTGCAAACGCTGAACGATGAGTATGGCGTATTTGGCGAGTATGTCGCGATAACCATACGCAAACTGAAGACGCCGAAGTCCAAGATTGTCATCAAGCATCTCATCAACAATCTATTGTACGAGGCCGAAATGGGCAAGTACGATCACGGCATGCCATCGTCCAAAGAACCACCGCAATTGTACAAGATGTGA